One Spea bombifrons isolate aSpeBom1 chromosome 1, aSpeBom1.2.pri, whole genome shotgun sequence DNA window includes the following coding sequences:
- the LOC128500080 gene encoding derriere protein-like, with translation MDGSVLSLAVLLCTLLLVEASEMPFQERMLLRALGLNRRPNPVNPPPVPQSLLDIFEKGIKEDNPCWIDGFNVPGNIVRSYRNQGPFISAQKQQGSLCLKKHLFFDLMAIEKKEQITLAQLEIQFRHNVSHGQEFQLRLYQTMHISLNDMRENPKNRKLLVNQSFHLLNQSLYFNLTKVTEDWTNPEKNMGLILEISTDVIANGSSAQCEQIHPFIHTSLLTVSLDPSSCKTTRPKRSIPPSLPTPNNLCQKRRLYISFKDVGWHNWIIAPKGYMANYCHGECPYPLTEMLKGTNHAVIQSLVHGLDPELTPLPCCGPTKLSPISMLYYDNNDNVVLRHYKDMVVDDCGCK, from the exons ATGGATGGATCAGTCCTTTCACTGGCCGTACTCCTTTGCACACTTTTACTGGTTGAAGCCTCTGAGATGCCTTTCCAAGAAAGAATGCTCCTCCGGGCCCTAGGATTGAACAGAAGACCAAACCCTGTGAACCCACCACCGGTGCCGCAATCACTGCTGGACATTTTTGAGAAAGGAATAAAGGAAGACAATCCATGTTGGATAGACGGCTTCAATGTGCCGGGAAATATTGTTAGGTCTTATAGAAACCAAG GACCTTTCATATCCGCTCAAAAGCAGCAGGGATCATTGTGCCTTAAGAAACATCTCTTCTTTGACCTCATGGCAATAGAGAAAAAGGAGCAGATAACCCTGGCACAGCTAGAAATCCAGTTCAGGCATAATGTGTCTCACGGGCAAGAGTTCCAGCTACGTCTGTACCAGACCATGCACATATCTTTGAATGATATGAGAGAGAACCCAAAAAACAGGAAACTTCTTGTGAACCAATCCTTTCATCTCCTTAATCAATCTTTGTACTTCAACCTAACCAAAGTGACTGAGGATTGGACCAACCCTGAAAAAAACATGGGCCTGATTCTGGAGATATCTACTGATGTGATAGCCAATGGCTCCTCCGCCCAGTGTGAGCAAATCCACCCTTTCATCCATACTTCTCTGCTCACTGTCTCCCTTGACCCTTCCAGTTGTAAAACCACTCGACCCAAGAGGAGCATTCCACCTTCATTACCGACCCCTAACAACCTGTGCCAAAAGAGGAGACTTTACATCAGTTTCAAGGATGTGGGATGGCACAACTGGATCATCGCCCCCAAAGGTTACATGGCCAACTATTGCCATGGGGAATGTCCATATCCACTGACAGAGATGCTCAAAGGCACCAACCATGCTGTGATACAGTCACTCGTGCATGGCTTAGACCCAGAACTCACCCCTCTACCTTGCTGCGGCCCCACAAAGCTGTCCCCCATCTCCATGCTGTATTATGACAACAATGACAATGTGGTGCTGAGACACTATAAGGACATGGTAGTGGATGATTGTGGCTGCAAGTGA